In Anaerococcus prevotii DSM 20548, the genomic window ATCATAATCACCAAGCCTTCACGTGACTTCGACCCAAGTCTTATTGAAGAACTCATAAATTATGCCATAGACAAGGGACTTAGTCTAAGTCTTGATAAAGGAATCGTAGAGCTTAAATCTATAGGAAAAACTATAAATAATTTAATATCTTTTGATAATACCTACAAGATCAAATCCTTTGAAATAATAGAATGCTTAGTCGAAGAAAACAATACTGTAGTAAGCTTTAAAGCAGGAAAATGATTAATGCTTTCCCCAAAAACTAAATAATTATAAGAAATTAGCCGCAGAAATACGGTTTTTTCTATTAAAGCACTATTGCGTAAATAGATTTTCTGTGCTAGAATAAAGTCATCATTAAGAAAGGAGAAAGAAAAATGAACAAAAAAGCAAGATTGGATGTAAAAATTAACTAACTATAGTAAGTATCAGGATACTCCTTGATCCTTACGATTAACAACAAGGAGAAATATGACAGAATTTAAATTTTTAACGAGAAAGATGGCCAAACTTGAGCCACTTATGTTTTTACTAATCGCACTTTACGGTCTATTTGTGGGGATCAAGCCCTTCTTATGGATTATTTCACCTGCCTTTATATTGAAAAATTACTCTACTAATCCAGAGATTTTCCCAATTTTCTTTATAGGCTTATTTTTTATATCATCTTTAATTAGCTTCTTTGATTCATTTATCATGGGCAACTACCGCATGAGGATGAATCACGTCCGCTATAAGCTAATGAATATGATCACAGAGTACTCACTCTATCTCCCTTATGCAAAGAAAAAAGAAAAATCCGAATCAGAAAAAATAAGTGATGCCATGAAGGCTGTAGAATCGCCTTGGCTTGGAGCTGGTGGCATTATGATGGATTTGCCAAATATTTTTTCTATGCTTATCTCTATAGGTGGATTTTTGTGGATATTTACTACAATGGATCTTTGGGTCTTAATCACAACACTAATCCTAACTGGCCTTTCTTGGGCAATATTAAACCAAGTCCCAAAATCTTATAACAGATACTGGGATGAAGTGAGTCCAAATTGGGATAAGTTTGCAAAGCTTAATAATGAAATGAAATCTCCCCTATCAAAGCAAGATATTTTGATTTTTGATACAATAACGATTTTTAAATCCTATTATGGCAAAACAAATAAATATAGGATAAATCGCCTAGGAGAAGTCAACACAAAGACTTTAAGACTTTTTACCCTAGCAAATCTTATAAACTTGATAAGAGATGGTCTTATAATCTATTGGCTGATGACAGGCCTTGTATCTGGTAGAATATCAGTGGCAAATTTCTATGTCTACTTTACAGCGATATTTGCCTTTATTGCCTTTAACCACCAAACAACGTGGTTTTTTACTGATATCAAGAGAAACTTTACCATGTTTAAGCCATTTTTTAAGGTTACAGATGTCTACAAGGATGAAAAAGAAGAAATTTATCCAGACCAAATGGAAATTACCCTTGCTGATGTCTCATTTAAATATCCAGGAACAGATACCTATGTATTAGAAAATCTTAATCTAAAGATAAAAGACTCTGAAACAATCGCTCTTGTAGGTGAAAATGGTGCCGGTAAGTCAACTCTAGCTCTACTTCTTGCAGGTCTGTACGAACCTACAGAAGGTAGGATTTTAATAAATGGAGAAGATATTAAGAAATCCCATATAGACTATAAAAAGCTAATCTCAGCTGTCTTTCAAGAT contains:
- a CDS encoding ABC transporter ATP-binding protein; protein product: MTEFKFLTRKMAKLEPLMFLLIALYGLFVGIKPFLWIISPAFILKNYSTNPEIFPIFFIGLFFISSLISFFDSFIMGNYRMRMNHVRYKLMNMITEYSLYLPYAKKKEKSESEKISDAMKAVESPWLGAGGIMMDLPNIFSMLISIGGFLWIFTTMDLWVLITTLILTGLSWAILNQVPKSYNRYWDEVSPNWDKFAKLNNEMKSPLSKQDILIFDTITIFKSYYGKTNKYRINRLGEVNTKTLRLFTLANLINLIRDGLIIYWLMTGLVSGRISVANFYVYFTAIFAFIAFNHQTTWFFTDIKRNFTMFKPFFKVTDVYKDEKEEIYPDQMEITLADVSFKYPGTDTYVLENLNLKIKDSETIALVGENGAGKSTLALLLAGLYEPTEGRILINGEDIKKSHIDYKKLISAVFQDSNLLPFSFKENILMSTKNKNLDDIYKMTHLDEIINTYAKKDDQTLLRILDNDGVDLSGGQKQRLFLARAIAKSKAKLLILDEPTAQLDALNERELYMLYDDLTKDKSSIFISHRLASTKFCDRIIYLRDGKIIAKGSHDELMKTCKDYKDLYNLQADNYKEVL